The following proteins come from a genomic window of Gallus gallus isolate bGalGal1 chromosome 22, bGalGal1.mat.broiler.GRCg7b, whole genome shotgun sequence:
- the SFRP1 gene encoding secreted frizzled-related protein 1 precursor: MGRVRGALRALLSLAAGLLACGGASEYDYVSYQSDLGPYPGGRFYTKPHQCVAIPADLRLCHSVGYDKMVLPNLLDHETMAEVKHQASSWVPLLNKNCHMGTQVFLCSLFAPVCLDRPVYPCRWLCEAVRDSCEPVMQFFGFFWPEMLKCDQFPQDDVCIAMTTPNATEVSRPKGTTVCPPCDNEMKSEAIVEHLCASEFALKMTIKEVKKENGDKVIIPRKRKALKLGPIRKKNLKKLVLLLKNGADCPCHQLDNLGHHFLIMGRQVKTQHLLTAIYKWDKKNKEFKKFMKKVKAPDCPTFPSVFK; the protein is encoded by the exons ATGGGCAGAGTGCGGGGCGCGCTGCGGGCGCTGCTGTCGCTGGCCGCGGGGCTGCTGGCGTGCGGCGGGGCCAGCGAGTACGACTACGTGAGCTACCAGTCCGACCTGGGCCCCTACCCTGGGGGGCGCTTCTACACCAAACCCCACCAGTGCGTGGCCATCCCTGCCGACCTGCGGCTCTGTCACAGCGTGGGCTATGATAAGATGGTGTTGCCCAACCTGCTGGACCACGAGACCATGGCCGAGGTGAAGCACCAGGCGAGCAGCTGGGTGCCGCTGCTCAACAAGAACTGCCACATGGGCACCCAGgtcttcctctgctccctctTTGCCCCCGTCTGCCTGGACCGGCCGGTCTACCCGTGCCGCTGGCTCTGCGAGGCTGTGCGTGACTCCTGTGAGCCCGTCATGCAGTTCTTTGGCTTCTTCTGGCCGGAGATGCTCAAGTGTGACCAGTTCCCACAGGATGATGTCTGCATTGCCATGACAACTCCCAATGCCACCGAAGTCTCCAGGCCTAAAG GAACCACTGTGTGTCCCCCATGTGACAACGAGATGAAGTCGGAGGCCATTGTTGAGCACCTGTGTGCCAGTGAGTTTG CTCTTAAGATGACCATCAAGGAGGTGAAAAAGGAGAACGGGGACAAAGTGATCATTCCACGGAAGAGGAAGGCGCTGAAGCTGGGGCCCATCCGCAAGAAGAACCTGAAGAAGTTGGTGCTGCTCCTGAAGAACGGGGCTGACTGCCCCTGCCACCAGCTGGACAACCTTGGCCACCACTTCCTCATCATGGGCCGCCAGGTGAAGACCCAACACCTTCTGACAGCCATCTACAAGTGGGACAAGAAGAACAAAGAGTTCAAGAAGTTCATGAAGAAGGTGAAGGCTCCGGACTGCCCCACGTTCCCATCCGTCTTCAAGTGA